One segment of Desmodus rotundus isolate HL8 chromosome 6, HLdesRot8A.1, whole genome shotgun sequence DNA contains the following:
- the CCNG1 gene encoding cyclin-G1 isoform X2, with protein MIEVLTTTDSQKLLHQLNALLEQEPKCQPKVCGLRLIESAHEKGLRMTARLRDFEVKDLLSLTQFFGFDTETFSLAVNLLDRFLSKMKVQPKHLGCVGLSCFYLAVKSIEEERNVPLASDLIRISQYRFTVSDLMRMEKIVLEKVCWKVKATTAFQFLQLYYSLIQENLPFERRNSLNFERLEAQLKACHCRILFSKAKPSVLALSIIALEVQAQKCVVLTEEVECLQKHSKINGRDLTFWQELVSKCLAEYSSDKCSKPNVQKLKWIVSGRTARQLRHSYYRISHLPTIPETVP; from the exons ATGATAGAGGTACTCACCACAACTGACTCCCAGAAACTGCTACACCAGCTGAATGCACTGTTGGAACAAGAGCCGAAGTGTCAGCCAAAGGTCTGTGGCTTGAGACTGATTGAATCTGCACACGAGAAGGGCCTCAGGATGACTGCAAGACTGAGGGACTTTGAAGTGAAAGATCTTCTTAGTCTAACTCAGTTCTTTGGCTTCGACACAGAGACATTTTCTCTAGCTGTGAATTTGCTGGACAGATTCCTGTCCAAAATGAAG GTACAGCCCAAGCACCTTGGGTGTGTTGGACTAAGCTGCTTCTACCTGGCTGTGAAGTCCatagaagaggaaaggaatgtCCCCTTGGCCAGTGACTTGATCCGAATAAGCCAGTACAGGTTCACAGTCTCAGACCTCATGAGAATGGAAAAGATTGTGTTGGAGAAGGTGTGCTGGAAAGTCAAAGCTACTACTGCCTTCCAGTTTCTGCAACTCTATTACTCACTCATTCAAGAGAACCTACCGTTTGAAAG GAGGAATAGCCTTAATTTTGAAAGACTGGAGGCTCAACTTAAGGCGTGCCACTGCAGGATCCTATTTTCTAAAGCAAAG CCTTCTGTGTTGGCATTGTCTATCATCGCACTGGAGGTCCAAGCACAGAAGTGTGTAGTGTTAACCGAAGAGGTAGAATGTCTTCAGAAACATTCCAAG ATAAATGGCAGAGATTTGACATTCTGGCAAGAGCTCGTATCCAAGTGTTTGGCTGAATATTCATCAGACAAGTGCTCCAAACCAAACGTTCAGAAGTTGAAATGGATTGTTTCTGGGCGAACTGCGCGGCAATTGAGGCATAGTTACTACAGAATAAGCCACCTTCCAACAATTCCTGAAACGGTTCCTTA G
- the CCNG1 gene encoding cyclin-G1 isoform X1 yields the protein MIEVLTTTDSQKLLHQLNALLEQEPKCQPKVCGLRLIESAHEKGLRMTARLRDFEVKDLLSLTQFFGFDTETFSLAVNLLDRFLSKMKVQPKHLGCVGLSCFYLAVKSIEEERNVPLASDLIRISQYRFTVSDLMRMEKIVLEKVCWKVKATTAFQFLQLYYSLIQENLPFERRNSLNFERLEAQLKACHCRILFSKAKPSVLALSIIALEVQAQKCVVLTEEVECLQKHSKINGRDLTFWQELVSKCLAEYSSDKCSKPNVQKLKWIVSGRTARQLRHSYYRISHLPTIPETVP from the exons ATGATAGAGGTACTCACCACAACTGACTCCCAGAAACTGCTACACCAGCTGAATGCACTGTTGGAACAAGAGCCGAAGTGTCAGCCAAAGGTCTGTGGCTTGAGACTGATTGAATCTGCACACGAGAAGGGCCTCAGGATGACTGCAAGACTGAGGGACTTTGAAGTGAAAGATCTTCTTAGTCTAACTCAGTTCTTTGGCTTCGACACAGAGACATTTTCTCTAGCTGTGAATTTGCTGGACAGATTCCTGTCCAAAATGAAG GTACAGCCCAAGCACCTTGGGTGTGTTGGACTAAGCTGCTTCTACCTGGCTGTGAAGTCCatagaagaggaaaggaatgtCCCCTTGGCCAGTGACTTGATCCGAATAAGCCAGTACAGGTTCACAGTCTCAGACCTCATGAGAATGGAAAAGATTGTGTTGGAGAAGGTGTGCTGGAAAGTCAAAGCTACTACTGCCTTCCAGTTTCTGCAACTCTATTACTCACTCATTCAAGAGAACCTACCGTTTGAAAG GAGGAATAGCCTTAATTTTGAAAGACTGGAGGCTCAACTTAAGGCGTGCCACTGCAGGATCCTATTTTCTAAAGCAAAG CCTTCTGTGTTGGCATTGTCTATCATCGCACTGGAGGTCCAAGCACAGAAGTGTGTAGTGTTAACCGAAGAGGTAGAATGTCTTCAGAAACATTCCAAG ATAAATGGCAGAGATTTGACATTCTGGCAAGAGCTCGTATCCAAGTGTTTGGCTGAATATTCATCAGACAAGTGCTCCAAACCAAACGTTCAGAAGTTGAAATGGATTGTTTCTGGGCGAACTGCGCGGCAATTGAGGCATAGTTACTACAGAATAAGCCACCTTCCAACAATTCCTGAAACGGTTCCTTAG
- the NUDCD2 gene encoding nudC domain-containing protein 2 isoform X1 yields the protein MSAPFEERSGVVPCGTPWGQWYQTLEEVFIEVQVPPGTRAQDIRCDLQSRHVALVVGGREILKGKLFDSTIADEGTWTLEDRKMVRIVLTKTKRDAANCWASLLESEYAADPWVQDQMQRKLTLERFQKENPGFDFSGAEISGNYTKGGPDFSNLEK from the exons ATGTCGGCCCCATTTGAGGAGCGCAGTGGGGTGGTTCCATGCGGGACACCGTGGGGCCAGTGGTACCAGACCTTGGAGGAGGTGTTCATTGAAGTTCAGGTGCCGCCAGGCACTCGCGCCCAGGATATCCGGTGTGATCTGCAGAGCCGGCATGTAGCGCTGGTGGTGGGTGGCCGCGAGATCCTCAAG gGCAAGCTCTTTGATTCCACAATAGCTGATGAGGGAACATGGACTTTGG aggaTAGAAAGATGGTTCGTATTGTTCttacaaagacaaagagagacgcAGCAAATTGTTGGGCTTCTCTTCTAGAATCTGAATACGCAGCTGATCCCTGGGTGCAAGACCAAATGCAAAGAAAGCTTACATTAGAGAGATTCCAGAAAGAA AATCCTGGTTTTGACTTCAGTGGAGCAGAAATCTCAGGAAACTACACGAAAGGCGGACCAGATTTCTCAAATCTTGAGAAGTAA
- the NUDCD2 gene encoding nudC domain-containing protein 2 isoform X2: protein MSAPFEERSGVVPCGTPWGQWYQTLEEVFIEVQVPPGTRAQDIRCDLQSRHVALVVGGREILKGKLFDSTIADEGTWTLESEYAADPWVQDQMQRKLTLERFQKENPGFDFSGAEISGNYTKGGPDFSNLEK, encoded by the exons ATGTCGGCCCCATTTGAGGAGCGCAGTGGGGTGGTTCCATGCGGGACACCGTGGGGCCAGTGGTACCAGACCTTGGAGGAGGTGTTCATTGAAGTTCAGGTGCCGCCAGGCACTCGCGCCCAGGATATCCGGTGTGATCTGCAGAGCCGGCATGTAGCGCTGGTGGTGGGTGGCCGCGAGATCCTCAAG gGCAAGCTCTTTGATTCCACAATAGCTGATGAGGGAACATGGACTTTGG AATCTGAATACGCAGCTGATCCCTGGGTGCAAGACCAAATGCAAAGAAAGCTTACATTAGAGAGATTCCAGAAAGAA AATCCTGGTTTTGACTTCAGTGGAGCAGAAATCTCAGGAAACTACACGAAAGGCGGACCAGATTTCTCAAATCTTGAGAAGTAA